One Natrinema halophilum genomic window carries:
- a CDS encoding halocin C8-like domain-containing protein, which yields MSEGSKEDELNRRKMLKMSAGVSIPTIGLTAASGPSSASHTEGGNIRNINDLEVLDQEQVSDNQASQCLQIVKQSRIGEDFVNDIKNRYEVEVAGVTAFRVTTNSEWIEEKNPEIVLIGVGSKESNSAGGLIYGVIADSESAGRELVVVRGLIVPRNGNNNVSIQHRAQHGTKAIEHVPDDKKGSEIVDRHTLESLHGTGDENSPGTSHGGVSTQSFHGTIGTEVCIGIISLICEKYGSNVARTQCVPACGAVGPSGPFGYTACLAFCALAVKVISGKGCHVGGAVICQEIFERVT from the coding sequence ATGTCGGAAGGAAGTAAGGAGGATGAATTAAATCGCAGAAAGATGCTAAAGATGAGTGCTGGCGTTAGTATTCCCACGATCGGTCTCACCGCGGCTAGTGGGCCCAGTAGTGCCAGCCATACTGAGGGAGGGAATATACGAAATATAAATGACCTCGAGGTCCTTGATCAGGAACAGGTATCTGATAACCAAGCCAGCCAATGCTTGCAGATAGTGAAGCAATCGAGAATCGGCGAGGATTTTGTTAACGATATCAAAAATAGGTATGAAGTAGAAGTAGCAGGCGTAACCGCGTTCCGAGTAACCACAAACAGCGAATGGATTGAAGAAAAGAATCCAGAGATTGTCCTGATAGGTGTTGGGTCAAAAGAAAGTAACTCCGCTGGTGGACTGATTTATGGAGTTATTGCGGATTCAGAATCAGCTGGGCGTGAACTAGTAGTTGTTCGTGGATTAATTGTCCCAAGGAATGGAAATAATAACGTTTCCATCCAGCATCGGGCTCAACACGGAACGAAAGCTATTGAGCACGTACCAGACGACAAAAAAGGATCCGAAATAGTGGATCGACATACTTTAGAATCGCTTCACGGAACTGGAGATGAAAATAGTCCAGGCACCTCTCATGGAGGTGTATCCACACAATCCTTCCATGGTACTATTGGAACGGAGGTGTGTATTGGAATCATATCCCTGATCTGTGAGAAATACGGCTCCAATGTAGCAAGAACACAGTGTGTCCCTGCGTGTGGCGCGGTTGGTCCAAGTGGACCCTTTGGCTACACCGCTTGTTTAGCATTTTGTGCATTAGCCGTGAAAGTCATTTCAGGGAAGGGATGCCATGTTGGTGGTGCTGTGATCTGCCAAGAGATCTTTGAGCGTGTAACGTAA
- a CDS encoding TspO/MBR family protein: MDTRVSTRRLPDVESVLVAVGFVLLINVVGGLPGILSSPDTAWFRSLAKPWFYPPTIAFPVVWTALFSLLGVALWLVWRSDADGRRLALGLFAVQMLFNVAWTPAFFRLEAPLVALGIILALWAFVVGTVIAFRRVDTRAAALLVPYLAWVTFAAVLNFELWRLNA; encoded by the coding sequence ATGGATACTCGAGTGAGCACCCGCCGGCTCCCGGATGTTGAGTCCGTTCTCGTCGCGGTTGGATTCGTCCTCCTGATAAACGTCGTCGGCGGTCTCCCGGGGATTCTCTCGAGCCCCGACACCGCCTGGTTCAGGAGCCTCGCTAAGCCCTGGTTCTATCCGCCGACGATCGCGTTCCCGGTCGTCTGGACGGCTCTCTTCTCGCTTCTCGGCGTCGCGCTCTGGCTCGTCTGGCGTAGCGATGCCGACGGTCGTCGCCTCGCGCTGGGGCTGTTCGCCGTCCAGATGCTGTTCAACGTCGCCTGGACGCCCGCATTCTTCAGGCTCGAGGCACCGCTGGTCGCACTGGGGATCATCCTCGCACTCTGGGCGTTCGTCGTCGGAACCGTCATCGCGTTTCGGCGGGTCGACACGCGTGCTGCGGCGTTGTTGGTCCCCTATCTCGCGTGGGTGACGTTCGCGGCCGTACTGAACTTCGAACTCTGGCGGCTGAACGCCTGA